The following proteins are encoded in a genomic region of Mycobacterium kiyosense:
- a CDS encoding universal stress protein: MHPASRSIGVVAKYGILVAVDGSAESDAAVVWAAREAASRHVRLTLLHAVTPVVVGWPVGQLYTEMPEWQQDNADHVVTHARHTVAESGATPADVHVEMPYANAVPALIEASKHAEMVVVGNQGIGALGRMLLGSVSSALIQHAHCPVAVIRGGEGAVIPDPAAPVLVGIDGSPASEAATALAFEEASRRGVGLVALHAWSDVGVFPALGMDWHDRENEGQEVLAERLAGWQEQYPDVQVQRSLVCDTPAKWLLEAAEQAQLIVVGTRGRGGFPGLLLGSVSSAVVHAATIPVIVVGS; the protein is encoded by the coding sequence GTGCACCCGGCGTCTCGTAGTATCGGGGTCGTGGCGAAATACGGGATCCTGGTGGCGGTCGACGGTTCGGCCGAATCCGACGCAGCCGTCGTCTGGGCGGCCCGAGAGGCCGCCTCGCGCCACGTGCGCCTTACCTTGCTGCACGCGGTCACTCCGGTGGTCGTGGGCTGGCCGGTGGGTCAGCTGTACACCGAAATGCCGGAGTGGCAGCAGGACAACGCCGACCACGTCGTCACGCATGCCCGCCACACCGTGGCCGAGAGCGGCGCCACACCGGCTGACGTACACGTCGAGATGCCTTATGCCAACGCGGTTCCCGCCCTGATCGAGGCGTCCAAGCATGCCGAGATGGTGGTGGTAGGAAACCAGGGGATCGGTGCGCTGGGGCGCATGTTGCTGGGCTCGGTCAGCTCCGCGCTGATTCAGCATGCGCACTGTCCCGTCGCGGTGATTCGGGGTGGTGAGGGCGCGGTGATTCCCGACCCCGCCGCACCCGTGCTGGTGGGCATCGACGGGTCACCGGCGTCGGAGGCCGCGACGGCCCTGGCGTTCGAGGAGGCCTCCCGACGCGGTGTCGGCCTGGTCGCATTGCACGCCTGGAGCGATGTCGGGGTTTTCCCGGCGCTGGGCATGGACTGGCACGACCGCGAAAACGAGGGCCAGGAGGTTCTCGCCGAGCGGCTGGCGGGCTGGCAGGAGCAGTACCCGGACGTTCAGGTGCAGCGGTCGCTGGTCTGCGACACCCCGGCGAAATGGCTGCTGGAAGCCGCCGAGCAGGCACAGCTCATTGTGGTGGGGACTCGCGGCCGGGGCGGATTCCCGGGCTTGCTGCTTGGTTCGGTGAGCTCTGCGGTGGTCCACGCGGCAACTATCCCGGTGATCGTGGTCGGCTCGTAA